The genomic segment tttttcaatagagttggtgattttttttaaaagtttgaaGATATTGTTatgtacatgtttttttttcatataggtTTCAATTATTATTGTATGAAGATGGTGTAACCGGTTACTTCTGTTTTAGATAGTAAAAGCCATATGTTTTAGGTAGTTGGTTACTGtttctttagtttttatttttatttttttaatttttttttgatatatttatgtttcttttttttttgtgtgtgaaaGATTTGTGATTATATAACTATGTTTTTTAAGTCGTTGGTTACATTTATATATAGTCATTTGTTAAATTTACTTATAgtaactgttttttttttctattttatgtgttgtaaccaggtacttgaatCTTCAGATTTTGAATATCTTGTGTTGGAACCAGGAAGTTGAGTATCAagtttataatatttatgttttgtttttttttttttgtgaaagatTTGTGATTATATAATTAGGTTTTTAAATCGTTGGTTACATGTATATATAGTTGTTTGTTAAATTTACTTAAagtatcttttttttctttctataatatgtgttgtaaccaggtacttgagtcTTCAGATTTTGAATATCTTGTGTTTGGAACCATGAAGTTGAGTATCAAGTTTAAAAAATGTAAAATGCTTAAAAAGTTTGTGCTTTTATTGAAGTAGAAAACATTAGGATACAATTTTTATTACATCAATTGAATTTATTGAAATTGTAGTATATCTATTCTTTAGAAAATTATTTGTCTATTTTCTTTGACTTTGTTGGGTTTCGCTGCTTTGGGATTGGTTCATTCCTGCATGTTTTTCTATTATGTCCTGGCTGCGCGCATCTTCCACATTTTATCTGTACCTTTGGTTCTCCTCTAGATCTGATTCTTTTCCTTCTAGGGCGGCCTGGTGGTTTTCTTGATTTTGGTGGTAGGAAAATTTTGTTTAAAGTCTCTGGCAGTGTCCATTCGCTTTCATTTGGCAATGGATGAACAGTTGACTCATATGTTGCTTTCATAGTTGTCGTTTTGTCGTAATCAGCAACATAATCATATGTTTTCAGCCGTGTTTTGGCGAATACTGCTATTGCATGTGCACACGGTATTTCATCTTGTTGGAACCTTTTGCATTCACATGTTTTCTCCATTAGGTTGACCAAAAAATTTCCTTTCTGTTCAACCACAACTTGGTACAGTATAGTGTTTACTGGGAAGACTTGTTTATTTTAGTAGAGGAATACATGTTAGAAACTGGATACTGTGATATTGTTTAGTAACTGGTTACTGAAAGTTTTGGTAAATAATATTCAGTGCTCAATATATGTCAGGTACCTTAAATTTAATGGCACGAATAAAGTTTTCTCTAAGCACAGTTTCAGTATCTGTTGTTACTTGTGTGAATGTTCCATTTGCTTCGTTACCATTTTTCCATACCCATTTTTGAACTAAACTTCGAAGGCCTTCCATCATTGTAGTGATTGGCAGCGTTCTTGCAGCTTTCAATGCAACATTTATTGATTCGACTATATTTGATGTCATCATTGTATATCTTCTTGTTGGAGCATGGCATCTAGACCAAGTTGAATATCCAATTTTTTGTAAATACGGTCTTATGCAAGTGTCAATCTTGTCTATTTCATGCATGTAGTGCTCAAATGATTGTACCCTGTATGCCTTTGCTGCTTTGACAAAGTTTAGGTTTAGGTCCTCCCATGGACACCGAAATTGACTTTGATGTTGTTTAGCAGGTGGAATATGCATGCTCCATGGAAAGCTTTTGGATATACATCATCTACAACATTTTCTATGCTTTTGTGCCTGTCTGAAATGATTGCCATATCTGTTTGCAAAATCACAATGGAGTAACTGGCTATTCTGTCCTAATTGAGTAACTGGTTTCATTAATTTATATGACTGTTATTTTTTTTACACTGTTTTTACTATTATATTGCTGGATTATTATTAAACTGATAATtttatgtgtttagtttgtttcaataagaatataaaaaagaaaatagtACATTCTCTTTCTCCATATGTCTCCTTTAGCTTTGTGAAAAACCATAACCATGATGAATCATTTTCAGAGTCTCCTATTCCAAAGGCTAATGGAAATATATTGTTGTTAGCATCCAttgttgaagcagtgaataaagttCCCCCAAATGATGTCTTCAAGTAAGTTCCATCTATCACAATGACTGGCCTACAGTGTTTCTATCCTTTGATGGAATTTGCAAATGCTAGGTACATATATTTGAAGTGATCTTTATTGTCTGTAACCAGGTGTGTTATTGTAACTGGGTTCGAGACTTTTAGCATGTGAAGGTAGATGAGAAGTTTTTGGTATGAATCATCTTGGTTTCCCCTTGCCAATTCTAAAGCTTTTTCTCTTGCTCTCCAGGCTTTTTGGTACCCCATTGAAACACCATAATCATCTAGCATGTCGTTGATTATGTCATGTGGTGTGTGTACTCTCTTTAttgacatgtattttgtttttattagttctccaatGACATTGCAATTAGCCTGCCTGTGGTCTTCCATAATGATATCCAAGGAGCAGGTGTGAGTTTTTACATACTTTCTGATTTTAAATGTTTCTATTTTCCTGAACTTTGAAgctctaagtaaccagttacaattgtcATCCACACAGGTTACCAGGTACTCTCTCGGTTCAGATCTTTTTATCTTGAATTGGATGTTGTGGATCATAGCATAATAACATAGAGCAGATTTCAAGAGCTTTTTGTCCTTATAAATCTGGCCTTCTTCAACTTTGAAAATTTTATGATTAGTTATaatttctatttcttcttctctttttcttttgttttcttctgtTCTCTCTATTATAAAATCTGCTACATTATCAACTATGTCTGTAATATTTGTGAAGgtttgtacctggttatttctCGTGTATGTTGCTTCGTCATATTGTAATTCTGTAGCTGATTGCTCGTTGTTTAGTTGAAGAACTAGATTTTCTAAATCTGTGttctgtttttgtgtttcttcttCATATGTATTGTGTTGAATAGTTTTAGCTATTGTTTGATCAAAAGTGGTGATGCATAGTGGTAGCTCAGTTACTtcattttgcttctttttcagcTCAATATATAATAGGACTGAATTGTCAGTGAGTAATTTCATTGGTGGCATACCTGGTGATAACTGGTAACTCAgctcaatattttgaatattgcaTTTTATCTCAGTTTTCACTAAATGAACCAAATTGTTTAGAGAACAATTTGTTGGTATTATCAGTCCACTCATGGTGTAGTCATCATACTGATATCTATCTGTCCATTTTCCTCCAAAACGAATCAATGTCATTATGGACTCCATATCTACAATATAGCACAACATAATTTTTAGTGTTGTTTCAAATGTATCTGGTTATGTTAGTGAATGAATATTAACATATGTTGAAATTATTTAAGTAACCGGTTTATTTTAGTGAATCAAGATCTATTTTCCAGGTTCTAAAATTATTTGTGTtgcattatgttatgtttttgtgtgtgtaactggttactttagtGAATgtgttgtcttttttttttttttttttcaaatatgcaaagttaaaattatattatgtatCTAGTTTCATAAACGTAAATCAATTTCTATTTTTCCATTTTTCATGATAAATTATTATGcagaatgttattattattattttttgtatgtAACTGGTTActgtatttattttgttgtttttttttattattttgtaatatttgaatTATGTAAATGTTTAACTTTTTTGTGATGTAACTGGTTTCATGTGTGTAATTAAAAAAGTTTTGAAACAAGTAGTTTGAGTCAAAAAATTTCTCAATAAGAAATTTGCAGATTCTTTGTGTAAATATTTTGCATGTCGTATATTTGAAAAAAGTTTTGCTTACCTGTTTGAGAAATCAGAGAAGTTGATGGATTTGTGCTTTTGCTGATGTGAACGAAGGTAAAAGTAGGTGATGTAATCGGAGAAGAAGATCTGATTATTGGAAAAGAATCCAAAACCAGTTTCAGCTGCCGGAGAAGAAGAGCAATTGATCTGAAATTGAATTGAATGTTTAATTCGATGACTGGAGAAAGATGGAGAGAAACTGTGTGAAGATGATGTTACGGTCGGAATATTTACCAAGAGGAGACGAAGATGAGAGTAGCAGCCACCAATTCTTGATCGGAATTTGATCGGAAACAATGGAGAATATGATGTTGTGATAGGAAAAAATGGTAGACGAATTGCAGTGGCCGAAAATATTTTTCTTGATTGGCAGTGGGCGAAATCTTTTTTCTTGATCGGAAAAAATGGGAATCTGGTTTGTTAGTTTATGggaattccatatttatatttttgtattaagCGTGTATTACCATATTTggcttaattatttttttgtccaTATATATTTAAAGTTTAGTTAACATTCCCATATTTATGTTAAGTTCTCAATTTACTAAACTAACttactatttaagtttattaaaaaaaaacactttttaaatcttaaccaaaaaaatcactattttttttaaataaaaaaggaaaatatactttttatataaaaattatttactacaatacaaaataaaatatattctaaaaatattaacttttcaaatcctaattaaaataaaaagaaacacacattttttatataaaaaaaattaaaaataaatatataaaattatctttctatttaaatttattaaaaaaatcactttttaaaacttaacaaaaaatatcactatttttttaaataaaaaaatatataagttaACATTTTaaatcttaattaaaataaaaagaaacacaCTACAAAATAACTTGACAATACTACAAGACAAAATAActtaaccaaaaaattttaaattcactctcttttataataattatagattgttacacccaaatttcgagaatgaatAAATAAGCTTTAAAATATAGGCTCGAAAATTGTAAGCTCAAAAAtcgtaagctcgaaaataacaagcatTGGTTGAAGTTGTTATTGGCATGATTCCTGATCTGTTATTattggcgatcgagcacaagttgATAGGTTCGAGCTTAAGTTCCATGCTCGAAAGCAAGAATCTTCTTCGAAGCATGTGGGTATTGTTCGAGCCttagttgcaggctcgaaggcaTTGGTCTCCAAAGAATGAGTTCGATGAAACTACTAGGTGAGGAGGAGGCTGATTGGAATAATGAACTCGAAGTCTTTTTCGATCTTGAAAGCGCGTCCACCTTACGATCGAGATCAGGAACGAGTTTTACACATGGCAGCTGTTACGAAATCCCTATTCCTATGAGATTTGTTGTTATCAGATATcaaatctcaattatcatgggatattatgtaattaatgtatttattagcatttatttcaaatttgaataattgattgtaacttcctgaAAGAAtgggaagatattctgtcaaccaggtttataaatagcctggggaatttcatttgtagacacgcacaaaattgtactgagaatactctgtcaaattgctttctgaaaaagctttgagagtatcaagatcaataatactGACTCGTAGACTATGCAGATTTTAActattgaaccatgtaaaaagctCTTGTGTTCATCTATTTTTTCTGAAATATTATTTAATGCTCTTTACAATTaggttgacgaaaaatggcatcaacatAGATAAATCAAAATGATGAAAAACTATTGGTTGTGCTTGGTGACATTTcggtgttttatttatttttttatacacaaaaatagaaatatttttttatttttaaaaataaaaatatgtttagtaactatatttatttttttaaataaaaaataaataaaaaaagtgtTTGGtaacttacatttttttttaacacaaaaaataaaaacatggtTGGtaattcatatttttattttttaaaattacttatatgataataaaaaatcaaattaaaaggGCTTTTTATAACTAATAATATATCTTTAATAAATAGAGTGGAGACATCAAAGAAACTTAATATTTTGAAACACGTCAATAAGGTTAATAAGATATACCTAgttaaataaaaacatataaactaATAATTgtctaaatttaaaaataaaaaaaaagttataacaATCAATAAATGTTAATTATTTAATCATCATCATGATGAAGTTGCTCTCTATATACAATTAACAATTTCATAACAAACGCGCGAGCTTTTTCATGTAATtaagttttgaaaattttaaattctacACTTTCATTTGAAGTGTTTTGTAAAAGTAGAGCCAAGCAATTCAGAATTTTCTTCATCTGCATTAAAATACACGTTTATCTTTTTCTGCATTGATTCGAAATAAAACCACATTATTGTTTCTAATAATAAACACTTTGTTATCAGTTCCTGCCATCTTGATAAGATATCAGTGATAACACAAAGTCATGGTAAGGGAATTGTGGattatatttatgattttttttttctccttgATTAATAGCAATATTaatggttgtgtttggtaaaatttttgttttataattttgttttatttttataaaataaaaatgtgtttgataattatttttgttttttgttttttcaaaaataaaaataaaaatgtatctgataacttttatttttatttttatttttacaaaatatattttttattttttatattttacactAAAAGTTTACTAATGCATGGGAAAAACATGTTTACAAAATTTATATTGGGCAAGAAATAAGTGGCATATGCGAAGCTCCTGCACACAAGAAAAATCATGAAAAAAGAATTCCAAAAAGAAATTCTTGTTTAATAAAAAATCTTAAGTTGTAATATTTGGTAAATGTCATATGCGTTTTACTTATAGAATCAACagaagacaaaaaaaaaacataatttaggTGAAAAAAGTATAAACCAAATTTATTAATTGCAACACTAGTGGCATATAATTTCACTCAACTTTCATAAATTCACTATAAATAATTTCAAGTCGAAAGAATGATACTGAGGTCAGTAGGGTGATTCTCTTTAACTCTAGTACAATGTTCTCTCTGAATTGAATCAGTGATAATTTCTGGACCCTCCTTCACTATTTGTTAAGAGGTTGTTGCAACAGGTTCAGGTTCTGTTACTACTGTTTCTGAAACTATGGTCACAGAATCACTTCCAGGTTCATCAGATGATTTTTGTTGAGTGTTTTCATCGATTAACCTGTCAGTTTCTTCTTCACTAGAATATTCAGAAAAATATTTCAAATCATCAATAACAACATTTCAAGATTCCATCACAGTTTGAGTtatcatgttataaacacgataagctcTATTATTAATGGAGTAGCCAAGAAAAACACCCACAtcacttttggcatcaaattttccaatattttcTCGATCCCTGAGGATGTAACACACACAACCAAACACGTGAAAATAACTTACGTTAGGctttttacctttccaaatttcatttGGAGTTTTACTAGTACCTGAACGTAAGAAAACACGGTTGATTATGTAACAAGAAGTGTTAATTGCCTCAGCCCACAgtctttttgaaagttttttgcTATTCAACATTaccctagccatttcttgaagggTTCGATTTTTCCTTtcaacaactccattttgttcaggagtTTTAGGCGCTAAGAACTCATGAGAAATACCTAGTGATTTACAAAATTCATCATAAACAGTATTCTCAAATtatttaccatgatcacttctgatTCTTACAATCTTACCTATATTACAATCATTTTCAACTCTTAATTTCatgcaaagagttttaaaggcatcaaaagtatctgatttttctctcaagaaatcaacccaagtaaagcaagaaaaatcatcaacacaaaCAAAAATGTACCTTTTTCCATTAATACTTTTAACTTGAATAGGACCCATAAGGTCCATATGCAAaagttcaagaacttttgaagtattaattcctGTGACACTTTTGTGAGAAT from the Humulus lupulus chromosome X, drHumLupu1.1, whole genome shotgun sequence genome contains:
- the LOC133806279 gene encoding uncharacterized protein LOC133806279 → MTSNIVESINVALKAARTLPITTMMEGLRSLVQKWVWKNGNEANGTFTQVTTDTETVLRENFIRAIKFKKGNFLVNLMEKTCECKRFQQDEIPCAHAIAVFAKTRLKTYDYVADYDKTTTMKATYESTVHPLPNESEWTLPETLNKIFLPPKSRKPPGRPRRKRIRSRGEPKVQIKCGRCAQPGHNRKTCRNEPIPKQRNPTKSKKIDK